A genomic window from Sphingobacterium spiritivorum includes:
- a CDS encoding nucleoid-associated protein yields the protein MFFHQDATFEKLSIHRVGNKAQDEFYILSDEPVNLGEDEVMPQLLMQYFLSPFAKLNEVHRFFHPNEELGLNEVYHFTKQFFEDKLPFHELSQQVSKHLYEVSGHPKIKAGEVYVVHLKNVQMEGEDHQAIGIFKSENKETYLKVYPEKGAFKLDYEAEAININKLDKGVLIIDVEEDEGYKVLVVDQTNKQQEAVYWKDEFLKLRIRNDNFNQTGNYLKVYKNFVNEKLEDVFEMEKADKIDLLNRSMNYFKEKEEFVQEEFEEQVLGNPQAISLFKEYRGEFEDEFETPFQSNFDIADKAVKKMEASYKSVLKLDKNFHIYVHGKREYLEKGFDEEKGMNYYKVYFENES from the coding sequence ATGTTTTTTCATCAAGATGCCACTTTCGAAAAATTATCCATTCACCGCGTAGGAAATAAAGCGCAGGATGAGTTTTATATCCTTTCTGATGAACCTGTTAACCTGGGTGAAGATGAAGTAATGCCTCAGCTGCTTATGCAGTATTTTTTGTCTCCGTTTGCCAAGCTGAATGAAGTACATCGTTTTTTTCATCCTAATGAAGAACTCGGACTCAATGAGGTATATCATTTTACAAAACAGTTTTTTGAGGATAAACTACCTTTTCATGAGCTTTCTCAGCAAGTCAGCAAGCATTTGTATGAGGTATCAGGCCATCCGAAGATCAAAGCGGGCGAAGTGTATGTCGTTCACCTGAAGAACGTACAGATGGAAGGAGAAGATCATCAGGCAATAGGTATCTTCAAATCCGAAAATAAAGAAACATACCTTAAAGTATATCCGGAGAAGGGAGCATTTAAGCTGGATTATGAAGCAGAAGCCATCAATATCAACAAGCTGGACAAAGGCGTACTCATTATCGATGTGGAGGAAGACGAGGGTTACAAGGTACTGGTCGTGGATCAGACAAACAAACAGCAGGAAGCTGTGTACTGGAAGGATGAATTTCTGAAACTTCGTATCCGTAATGATAACTTTAACCAGACAGGTAACTACCTGAAAGTGTATAAAAACTTTGTCAACGAAAAACTGGAAGATGTTTTTGAAATGGAGAAGGCAGATAAAATTGATCTGCTAAACCGTTCGATGAATTATTTTAAAGAAAAGGAAGAGTTTGTACAGGAAGAATTTGAAGAACAGGTATTAGGAAATCCTCAGGCGATATCACTGTTTAAAGAATATCGGGGTGAGTTTGAAGATGAATTTGAAACTCCTTTTCAGAGTAATTTTGATATTGCGGACAAGGCTGTTAAGAAAATGGAGGCTTCCTACAAAAGTGTATTGAAGCTCGATAAGAATTTCCATATTTACGTTCATGGAAAGAGAGAATACCTGGAAAAGGGTTTTGACGAAGAGAAAGGGATGAACTATTATAAAGTTTATTTCGAAAACGAAAGCTAA
- a CDS encoding RNA polymerase sigma factor yields the protein MSDKQSSSLPEVVRNYGAQLLRFIKGKVKKVEDAEDILQEVWYQTSRLSNIDQLENVSAWLYSITRNKITDLYRKKKTDAIEDHTYMDDEGELKIKEILLADDSNNAELKLFKEVFWEELMKALDELPEKQRDVFVLNEIEDMTLQQIADLQGENIKTIISRKGYAVKHLRLRLNMLYEELKY from the coding sequence ATGTCTGATAAACAATCTTCTTCACTTCCGGAGGTCGTTCGTAACTATGGCGCCCAATTGCTTCGTTTTATTAAGGGAAAAGTGAAGAAAGTGGAAGATGCCGAAGATATTCTGCAAGAAGTCTGGTATCAGACCAGCCGTCTGTCTAATATCGACCAGCTGGAAAATGTGAGTGCCTGGTTGTATTCTATTACCCGTAATAAGATCACAGATCTGTACCGTAAGAAAAAGACGGACGCTATAGAAGATCATACCTATATGGATGATGAAGGAGAGCTGAAGATCAAAGAAATATTGTTAGCGGATGATTCGAATAATGCGGAACTGAAGCTGTTTAAAGAGGTATTCTGGGAGGAGCTGATGAAGGCTCTGGATGAACTGCCCGAAAAACAAAGAGATGTATTTGTGCTGAATGAAATAGAAGATATGACCTTACAGCAAATAGCTGATCTGCAGGGCGAAAATATAAAAACGATCATTAGCCGCAAAGGTTATGCGGTAAAACACCTTCGTCTGCGCTTAAATATGCTTTACGAAGAACTTAAATATTAA
- a CDS encoding YceH family protein, giving the protein MENKSLPQLSAEELRVLGSLLEKSKTTPEYYPMTLNGLQTACNQKTSRKPVVNYDEPTIIAALDALKKRGLMSTVVGGGSRVTKYKHNLAIQFPLIPSDLAVLCLLILRGPLTAGEINSNSGRLYEFEGLEDVQEHLNKLSEGEIEYVKQLPKRPGQKEVRYVHLLGEVNEEDYDEPVNNGAQQSQVKELENRVLVLEEQLQQLRAEFDSLMQELR; this is encoded by the coding sequence ATGGAAAATAAATCTTTACCTCAATTATCTGCAGAAGAATTAAGGGTCTTAGGTTCTTTACTGGAAAAATCTAAAACCACACCTGAATATTACCCAATGACACTCAATGGTTTACAGACTGCATGTAACCAAAAAACTTCCCGAAAACCGGTGGTTAATTATGATGAACCTACTATTATCGCAGCATTAGATGCGTTGAAAAAGAGAGGCTTGATGTCCACAGTTGTAGGTGGTGGCAGCAGAGTGACAAAATATAAACACAATCTGGCGATTCAGTTTCCTCTGATTCCTTCCGATCTGGCTGTACTGTGTCTATTGATTTTGAGAGGGCCGCTCACTGCCGGCGAAATCAATAGTAATTCTGGCCGCTTGTATGAATTTGAAGGACTGGAGGATGTACAGGAACATCTGAATAAGCTCAGTGAAGGTGAAATAGAATATGTAAAGCAATTACCTAAACGTCCGGGACAGAAAGAAGTGCGTTATGTGCATCTCTTAGGCGAAGTAAATGAGGAAGATTATGATGAGCCTGTAAACAATGGAGCACAACAGAGTCAGGTAAAGGAACTAGAGAACAGAGTTCTTGTATTAGAAGAACAACTGCAGCAACTTCGGGCTGAATTTGACAGTTTGATGCAGGAACTGCGTTAA
- a CDS encoding DUF3810 domain-containing protein, translating to MKNQLKRSGIVSLILIVLLIVFTLWQGNTHAVEMIFSRGWYPVFSYIPGTFFGYLPFSVGDIFYCTAIGFLVFLTGQTVCLLFKKKFYPALLRFSKLINLGLLLYLFFYVSWGMNYYRQSVALNADIRVDSLKLADYLEVLDRFIDTTNTIRGQINPEVWKGKGRQIEQDMVATVENDTTFRSFLSVSNVRAKSPLNSRLVSYVGVSGYFNPFTHEAHVNTAMPEVAKPFTYVHELAHQQGIGFEDEANFIAFVRLQHHPNEFYRYSAYLQCVTYMLSELRGIDRNLFEQYRNRLSAKIESDLEEERAFWKAYMGWINDLTALFYNQYLQHNNQAEGIARYNRMTRLVLAYELQNKGCR from the coding sequence ATGAAAAACCAGCTGAAAAGATCAGGCATTGTATCGTTGATACTGATTGTTCTGCTTATAGTGTTTACACTATGGCAGGGCAATACACATGCCGTGGAAATGATCTTTTCCAGAGGCTGGTATCCTGTATTTTCCTATATTCCGGGCACTTTTTTCGGATATTTACCTTTTAGTGTCGGAGATATTTTTTATTGTACTGCGATCGGATTTCTGGTATTCCTGACCGGACAGACAGTCTGTTTATTATTCAAAAAGAAGTTTTATCCCGCATTGTTACGTTTTTCAAAGCTCATTAATCTGGGGTTGCTTTTATACCTCTTTTTTTATGTCAGCTGGGGAATGAATTACTACAGGCAGTCTGTAGCGCTCAATGCAGATATACGGGTTGATAGTCTGAAACTGGCGGATTACCTGGAAGTACTGGATCGCTTTATCGATACAACCAATACTATCCGGGGACAGATCAATCCGGAGGTATGGAAAGGAAAAGGACGGCAAATTGAACAGGATATGGTGGCAACAGTAGAAAATGATACAACCTTCAGGTCATTCTTGTCTGTATCCAATGTACGTGCGAAATCTCCGTTAAACAGTCGCTTGGTGTCGTATGTAGGGGTATCCGGATACTTTAATCCTTTTACACATGAAGCACATGTCAACACAGCAATGCCCGAGGTTGCCAAGCCGTTTACTTATGTGCACGAACTGGCTCATCAGCAGGGGATAGGCTTCGAAGATGAGGCTAATTTTATTGCTTTTGTACGCCTGCAGCATCACCCAAATGAATTTTACAGATATTCAGCCTATTTACAATGTGTGACATATATGTTGAGTGAGCTTCGTGGCATTGACAGGAATTTATTTGAACAATACCGTAACAGATTATCTGCAAAAATCGAAAGCGATCTGGAGGAAGAGCGAGCTTTCTGGAAGGCATATATGGGTTGGATCAACGATCTCACCGCCCTGTTTTACAATCAGTATCTGCAACACAACAATCAGGCTGAAGGTATAGCGAGGTACAACCGGATGACTCGTCTGGTACTCGCATATGAACTCCAAAATAAAGGATGCAGATAG
- a CDS encoding histone deacetylase family protein: MLNFISKSNISIGFRGSRATTFLYLRHQIENFVLLKIAFHNAYIHPLREGHRFPMLKYELIPMQLIHEGLVSKDSFFEPELISEEIACLAHDESYVRDLFELTLDARMIRRIGFPLTDSLIRRERLIVDGTIRTALFAMQYGIAFNVAGGTHHAGHAYGEGFCLLNDQAIAAAYLLAEQKVHKILIIDLDVHQGNGTANIFKGSKEVFTFSMHGAKNFPFIKEQSHLDINLEDGITDKNYLSQLTTVLPDLFEKVAPDFVFYQAGVDVLATDKLGKLKLSPEACKERDYIVLSLCRQLDIPVQVSMGGGYSEHIRDIVNAHIQTYRTAIELYNF; the protein is encoded by the coding sequence ATGTTAAATTTTATTAGTAAATCCAATATTTCGATAGGATTTCGGGGCAGTCGTGCCACAACATTTTTGTATCTTCGTCATCAAATAGAAAACTTTGTTTTGCTCAAAATAGCTTTTCATAACGCCTATATTCATCCGCTGAGGGAAGGCCACAGGTTTCCCATGTTGAAGTATGAGTTGATTCCCATGCAGTTGATACATGAAGGACTCGTATCTAAGGACAGTTTTTTTGAACCTGAATTGATTTCAGAAGAAATTGCCTGTCTGGCGCATGACGAATCTTATGTAAGGGATCTGTTCGAACTCACACTGGATGCGCGTATGATCAGGAGAATCGGATTTCCATTAACAGATAGTCTGATCCGGCGTGAACGTCTTATTGTGGATGGCACGATCAGAACTGCACTTTTTGCTATGCAATACGGGATTGCCTTTAATGTAGCCGGAGGTACACATCATGCAGGACATGCATATGGAGAAGGTTTTTGTTTGTTGAATGATCAGGCTATAGCTGCCGCATATTTACTCGCTGAGCAAAAGGTACATAAAATATTAATCATTGACCTTGATGTACATCAGGGAAACGGAACAGCCAATATATTTAAAGGTAGTAAAGAGGTATTTACCTTTTCTATGCACGGGGCAAAGAATTTTCCATTTATAAAAGAACAATCTCATCTTGATATTAATCTGGAAGACGGGATTACAGATAAGAATTATTTGTCTCAGTTGACAACAGTATTACCGGATCTGTTTGAGAAAGTCGCCCCTGATTTTGTATTTTATCAGGCAGGAGTCGATGTTTTGGCAACAGATAAGCTGGGTAAACTGAAGCTTTCACCTGAAGCGTGTAAAGAGCGGGATTATATCGTCCTTTCCTTATGCAGACAACTTGATATACCGGTTCAGGTCAGCATGGGAGGAGGATATTCCGAACATATCCGGGATATAGTCAATGCACATATACAGACATACCGGACAGCAATAGAGTTGTACAATTTTTAA